A window of Malania oleifera isolate guangnan ecotype guangnan chromosome 5, ASM2987363v1, whole genome shotgun sequence contains these coding sequences:
- the LOC131155444 gene encoding pectinesterase inhibitor 28-like, producing MESKYLKLALLLFVLAISHFFVMARADLIKDSCKNTYNYTLCVSTLRSDPSTSNSTINVKGLAYVMLNVLNANNTKILAEVSHLLNTTKDPLAIQCLHQCFSDYMVSKDFIGNARSYLDTNNYGEANGEMAFAADQAIDCESAFTGPPNAIKSPLTTANDVFEQLAYITLDIINILG from the coding sequence ATGGAgtcaaaatatttgaaattagCACTTTTATTATTTGTTCTTGCTATATCCCATTTCTTCGTGATGGCGAGGGCAGATCTTATAAAAGATAGTTGTAAGAATACTTACAATTATACACTCTGCGTATCAACACTGAGGTCAGATCCGAGCACTTCCAATAGCACTATTAACGTCAAAGGGCTTGCATATGTGATGCTGAATGTGCTTAATGCAAACAATACAAAGATTCTTGCTGAAGTGAGTCATCTACTTAATACAACCAAGGATCCATTAGCTATACAATGTCTTCACCAATGCTTCTCAGACTATATGGTGAGTAAAGATTTCATTGGAAATGCTCGTAGCTATCTGGATACAAATAATTATGGCGAAGCAAATGGTGAAATGGCATTTGCGGCTGATCAGGCAATCGATTGCGAGTCTGCCTTCACTGGACCCCCAAATGCAATCAAGTCACCATTGACCACCGCAAACGATGTTTTTGAGCAGCTAGCTTATATTACTCTTgatattataaacattttaggatgA
- the LOC131156115 gene encoding cell wall / vacuolar inhibitor of fructosidase 2-like, which yields MARADLIEDSCKNTYNYTLCVSTLRSDPSTSNSTINVKGLAYVMLKVLNANNTKILAEVSHLLNTTKDPLAIQCLHICFTDYMVNKDFIQHAYDFLNSSEYALTRSETAFLADGAIDCESAFTEPPIAIKSPLTTANDVFKQLAYIASGIINILG from the coding sequence ATGGCGAGGGCAGATCTTATAGAAGACAGTTGTAAGAATACTTACAATTATACACTCTGCGTATCAACACTGAGGTCAGATCCGAGCACTTCCAATAGTACTATTAATGTCAAAGGGCTTGCATATGTGATGCTTAAGGTGCTTAATGCAAATAATACAAAGATTCTTGCTGAAGTAAGTCATCTACTTAATACAACGAAGGATCCATTAGCTATACAATGTCTTCATATATGCTTCACAGACTATATGGTGAATAAAGATTTCATTCAACATGCTTATGACTTTCTGAATTCAAGTGAATATGCCCTAACTCGTTCTGAAACGGCATTTTTGGCTGATGGGGCAATCGATTGCGAGTCTGCCTTCACTGAACCCCCAATTGCAATCAAGTCACCATTGACGACCGCAAACGATGTTTTTAAGCAATTAGCTTATATTGCTAGTGGTATTATAAATATTCTAGGTTGA